TCAACGGAGTGGACCTTGTTTTGGAACTCCCAACGGTTTACGCTATTCAAGATGCCGGTGGATTCGCTGTAGGATCCATTGGTGTGCTGCACAAGACCGGGGTTGTTACAGATATCGTTTTTGGTAGTGAAAGCGGGGATATTGATTTTTTAAAGAGGGTTGCGCACACACTCGTCAACCAAACGCCGGAATTTCAAGCTGAATTCAAAAAGCAGTTGAAGATGGGATTTTCGTATCCTAATGCCAGAAAATATGCACTTATGGGCACATTAAGCGATGATGTAGCTAAGCTTTCAAAATCAAACGATATTCTGGGAATTGAGTACATAAAAGCACTGATGCAATACAAAAGCGAGATAGAGCCACACGTAATCAAAAGGGTCGGAGCGGATTATAACGACCCGGAATTCAAGGGAAGGTTATCCTCTGCAACGGCGATCAGGAAAGTTGTTAAGGCAGGGCAATTTGAAACGATAAGAGAAGCTGTTCCTCCTGCAACTTACGAGGTACTGAGGGAAGAGTTTGAGAAAGGAAGAGGACCTGTATTTTGGGAATATTTGGAGTTTGTTATAGCGGTGTTCAGAAAGATGAAGAGGGAAGAGTTTGAAAAAATTTACAGTTTCAACGAAGGGCTTGACTTGAGGTTTTGGGAAGCTGCCAGACAGACAGGGGATCTACAGCAGTTCGTTGAGTTAGTAAAAGCCAAGAGGTTCACCTATTCGAGGATTAGACGTGCGATTTTGCATGTGCTATTCGATTTGGAAAAAGAAAAAATGGAAAAGTCCAACGCTTTGGGACCTCAGTATTTGAGGATTTTGGGATTCAACACTAAGGGAAGAGAACTGCTTAGAGAGATAAAGAAGAAATCATCCGTTCCTCTGATTGCAACAGCGTCGCTTTACAAACAAGTTCTTGAAGATGTCGAAAAGCAGCAAGCCGAAGGGAAACGCGAATGGCAGGTAGATGGTGATTTATACATCTGGCAGTTTGAAAAAGATGTCTTGGCAAGTGATATATACAGTTTTCTTTATCCAAACAAGTCGGTTCGCTCAGCTG
The DNA window shown above is from Fervidobacterium changbaicum and carries:
- a CDS encoding nucleotidyltransferase is translated as MRVLGIVVEYNPFHYGHLHHLRESIRLVKPDYVVAVMSGNFCQRGEPAIVNKYARTKIALLNGVDLVLELPTVYAIQDAGGFAVGSIGVLHKTGVVTDIVFGSESGDIDFLKRVAHTLVNQTPEFQAEFKKQLKMGFSYPNARKYALMGTLSDDVAKLSKSNDILGIEYIKALMQYKSEIEPHVIKRVGADYNDPEFKGRLSSATAIRKVVKAGQFETIREAVPPATYEVLREEFEKGRGPVFWEYLEFVIAVFRKMKREEFEKIYSFNEGLDLRFWEAARQTGDLQQFVELVKAKRFTYSRIRRAILHVLFDLEKEKMEKSNALGPQYLRILGFNTKGRELLREIKKKSSVPLIATASLYKQVLEDVEKQQAEGKREWQVDGDLYIWQFEKDVLASDIYSFLYPNKSVRSAGMDFEQQPVML